From the genome of Leguminivora glycinivorella isolate SPB_JAAS2020 chromosome Z, LegGlyc_1.1, whole genome shotgun sequence, one region includes:
- the LOC125241169 gene encoding peptidoglycan recognition protein 4-like isoform X2 produces MAITNDTVNFCDENKNLDVSVVGEINGLEIVEDTSDTEDSPKQSSSNAVAAVARPNVPPVFGSVTVSNSENVQFGNNTYFQGPVVIKQIIHNKSGIENVSYDKTDDENVSSPHKKKKDPDVDNDIADSDKFVLKTWHKLTIAVTALVVLISCALVFGIPKGSDGPFDDNSSKLVSGSCHEYSSEFRLVAIVVTPLISAWVSYCLLTMKLRFSFSFLKWHAVNGTAKGKPKVIGAKDDLLIAPNHLRIVSRMEWLAQPATGPLDKLRLPAPWVIISHTATNFCYNQSSCVYNVRLVQEYHIGSRGWYDIGYNFLVGGDGSAYYGRGWDHVGAHTLGYNKYSIGIAFIGTFSQEAPPQKQLDACKKLIDLGVASGKIAKDYKLFAHSQLTAWESPGKKLVEILHEWPHFVKDTSQLETLLPNY; encoded by the exons ATGGCTATTACTAATGATACAGTAAACTTTTGTGATGAAAATAAAAACCTCGATGTAAGTGTTGTGGGAGAGATCAATGGCCTGGAGATAGTAGAAGATACTTCGGATACTGAAGACAGTCCAAAACAGTCGTCGTCAAATGCGGTCGCTGCCGTCGCGAGGCCCAACGTGCCGCCTGTGTTTGGCTCTGTTACCGTCAGCAACTCCGAGAACGTTCAGTTTGGGAATAACACGTATTTCCAAGGTCCCGTTGTCATAAAGCaaattattcataataaatctGGCATTGAAAACGTCTCGTATGATAAAACCGATGATGAGAATGTTTCATCACCCCATAAAAAGAAGAAAGATCCTGATGTTGATAATG ATATTGCAGATTCTGATAAATTTGTTCTCAAGACATGGCACAAACTTACAATAGCTGTTACTGCCTTAGTGGTACTTATTAGTTGTGCCCTTGTGTTTGGCATTCCTAAAGGGTCAGATGGACCTTTTGATGACAACTCAA GCAAACTGGTGTCGGGCTCATGTCATGAATACTCATCAGAATTTAGACTGGTTGCGATTGTTGTGACACCACTCATTTCGGCGTGGGTATCGTACTGTCTACTAACCATGAAACTGCGGTTTTCATTTAGCTTCCTAAAGTGGCATGCCGTGAATGGGACAGCTAAAGGCAAACCAAAAGTTATAG GCGCTAAAGATGACTTACTGATAGCGCCCAATCACCTGAGGATCGTGTCTCGGATGGAGTGGCTGGCGCAGCCGGCGACCGGGCCCCTCGACAAGCTGCGGCTGCCGGCCCCGTGGGTCATCATTAGCCACACGGCTACCAACTTTTGCTACAACCAG AGCAGCTGCGTGTACAACGTGCGGCTGGTGCAGGAGTACCACATCGGGTCGCGCGGGTGGTACGACATCGGCTACAACTTCCTCGTAGGCGGCGACGGCTCCGCGTACTACGGCCGCGGCTGGGACCACGTGGGCGCGCACACGCTCGGCTACAACAAGTACAGTATCGGCATCGCCTTCATAGGCACCTTCTCCCAGGAGGCCCCGCCGCAGAAACAACTGGACGCCTGCAAGAAACTCATCGATCTCGGCGTCGCTTCTGGTAAAATTGCCAAAGACTACAAACTGTTCGCCCACAGCCAACTCACTGCGTGGGAGAGCCCGGGGAAGAAGCTCGTAGAAATACTGCACGAGTGGCCACATTTCGTTAAGGACACGAGCCAATTGGAGACTCTCTTGCCTAATTATTGA
- the LOC125241169 gene encoding peptidoglycan-recognition protein LE-like isoform X3: MAITNDTVNFCDENKNLDVSVVGEINGLEIVEDTSDTEDSPKQSSSNAVAAVARPNVPPVFGSVTVSNSENVQFGNNTYFQGPVVIKQIIHNKSGIENVSYDKTDDENVSSPHKKKKDPDVDNDIADSDKFVLKTWHKLTIAVTALVVLISCALVFGIPKGSDGPFDDNSTGAKDDLLIAPNHLRIVSRMEWLAQPATGPLDKLRLPAPWVIISHTATNFCYNQSSCVYNVRLVQEYHIGSRGWYDIGYNFLVGGDGSAYYGRGWDHVGAHTLGYNKYSIGIAFIGTFSQEAPPQKQLDACKKLIDLGVASGKIAKDYKLFAHSQLTAWESPGKKLVEILHEWPHFVKDTSQLETLLPNY, from the exons ATGGCTATTACTAATGATACAGTAAACTTTTGTGATGAAAATAAAAACCTCGATGTAAGTGTTGTGGGAGAGATCAATGGCCTGGAGATAGTAGAAGATACTTCGGATACTGAAGACAGTCCAAAACAGTCGTCGTCAAATGCGGTCGCTGCCGTCGCGAGGCCCAACGTGCCGCCTGTGTTTGGCTCTGTTACCGTCAGCAACTCCGAGAACGTTCAGTTTGGGAATAACACGTATTTCCAAGGTCCCGTTGTCATAAAGCaaattattcataataaatctGGCATTGAAAACGTCTCGTATGATAAAACCGATGATGAGAATGTTTCATCACCCCATAAAAAGAAGAAAGATCCTGATGTTGATAATG ATATTGCAGATTCTGATAAATTTGTTCTCAAGACATGGCACAAACTTACAATAGCTGTTACTGCCTTAGTGGTACTTATTAGTTGTGCCCTTGTGTTTGGCATTCCTAAAGGGTCAGATGGACCTTTTGATGACAACTCAA CAGGCGCTAAAGATGACTTACTGATAGCGCCCAATCACCTGAGGATCGTGTCTCGGATGGAGTGGCTGGCGCAGCCGGCGACCGGGCCCCTCGACAAGCTGCGGCTGCCGGCCCCGTGGGTCATCATTAGCCACACGGCTACCAACTTTTGCTACAACCAG AGCAGCTGCGTGTACAACGTGCGGCTGGTGCAGGAGTACCACATCGGGTCGCGCGGGTGGTACGACATCGGCTACAACTTCCTCGTAGGCGGCGACGGCTCCGCGTACTACGGCCGCGGCTGGGACCACGTGGGCGCGCACACGCTCGGCTACAACAAGTACAGTATCGGCATCGCCTTCATAGGCACCTTCTCCCAGGAGGCCCCGCCGCAGAAACAACTGGACGCCTGCAAGAAACTCATCGATCTCGGCGTCGCTTCTGGTAAAATTGCCAAAGACTACAAACTGTTCGCCCACAGCCAACTCACTGCGTGGGAGAGCCCGGGGAAGAAGCTCGTAGAAATACTGCACGAGTGGCCACATTTCGTTAAGGACACGAGCCAATTGGAGACTCTCTTGCCTAATTATTGA
- the LOC125241169 gene encoding peptidoglycan recognition protein 4-like isoform X1 → MAITNDTVNFCDENKNLDVSVVGEINGLEIVEDTSDTEDSPKQSSSNAVAAVARPNVPPVFGSVTVSNSENVQFGNNTYFQGPVVIKQIIHNKSGIENVSYDKTDDENVSSPHKKKKDPDVDNDIADSDKFVLKTWHKLTIAVTALVVLISCALVFGIPKGSDGPFDDNSSKLVSGSCHEYSSEFRLVAIVVTPLISAWVSYCLLTMKLRFSFSFLKWHAVNGTAKGKPKVIAGAKDDLLIAPNHLRIVSRMEWLAQPATGPLDKLRLPAPWVIISHTATNFCYNQSSCVYNVRLVQEYHIGSRGWYDIGYNFLVGGDGSAYYGRGWDHVGAHTLGYNKYSIGIAFIGTFSQEAPPQKQLDACKKLIDLGVASGKIAKDYKLFAHSQLTAWESPGKKLVEILHEWPHFVKDTSQLETLLPNY, encoded by the exons ATGGCTATTACTAATGATACAGTAAACTTTTGTGATGAAAATAAAAACCTCGATGTAAGTGTTGTGGGAGAGATCAATGGCCTGGAGATAGTAGAAGATACTTCGGATACTGAAGACAGTCCAAAACAGTCGTCGTCAAATGCGGTCGCTGCCGTCGCGAGGCCCAACGTGCCGCCTGTGTTTGGCTCTGTTACCGTCAGCAACTCCGAGAACGTTCAGTTTGGGAATAACACGTATTTCCAAGGTCCCGTTGTCATAAAGCaaattattcataataaatctGGCATTGAAAACGTCTCGTATGATAAAACCGATGATGAGAATGTTTCATCACCCCATAAAAAGAAGAAAGATCCTGATGTTGATAATG ATATTGCAGATTCTGATAAATTTGTTCTCAAGACATGGCACAAACTTACAATAGCTGTTACTGCCTTAGTGGTACTTATTAGTTGTGCCCTTGTGTTTGGCATTCCTAAAGGGTCAGATGGACCTTTTGATGACAACTCAA GCAAACTGGTGTCGGGCTCATGTCATGAATACTCATCAGAATTTAGACTGGTTGCGATTGTTGTGACACCACTCATTTCGGCGTGGGTATCGTACTGTCTACTAACCATGAAACTGCGGTTTTCATTTAGCTTCCTAAAGTGGCATGCCGTGAATGGGACAGCTAAAGGCAAACCAAAAGTTATAG CAGGCGCTAAAGATGACTTACTGATAGCGCCCAATCACCTGAGGATCGTGTCTCGGATGGAGTGGCTGGCGCAGCCGGCGACCGGGCCCCTCGACAAGCTGCGGCTGCCGGCCCCGTGGGTCATCATTAGCCACACGGCTACCAACTTTTGCTACAACCAG AGCAGCTGCGTGTACAACGTGCGGCTGGTGCAGGAGTACCACATCGGGTCGCGCGGGTGGTACGACATCGGCTACAACTTCCTCGTAGGCGGCGACGGCTCCGCGTACTACGGCCGCGGCTGGGACCACGTGGGCGCGCACACGCTCGGCTACAACAAGTACAGTATCGGCATCGCCTTCATAGGCACCTTCTCCCAGGAGGCCCCGCCGCAGAAACAACTGGACGCCTGCAAGAAACTCATCGATCTCGGCGTCGCTTCTGGTAAAATTGCCAAAGACTACAAACTGTTCGCCCACAGCCAACTCACTGCGTGGGAGAGCCCGGGGAAGAAGCTCGTAGAAATACTGCACGAGTGGCCACATTTCGTTAAGGACACGAGCCAATTGGAGACTCTCTTGCCTAATTATTGA
- the LOC125241169 gene encoding peptidoglycan-recognition protein LE-like isoform X4, whose translation MAITNDTVNFCDENKNLDVSVVGEINGLEIVEDTSDTEDSPKQSSSNAVAAVARPNVPPVFGSVTVSNSENVQFGNNTYFQGPVVIKQIIHNKSGIENVSYDKTDDENVSSPHKKKKDPDVDNDIADSDKFVLKTWHKLTIAVTALVVLISCALVFGIPKGSDGPFDDNSSAKDDLLIAPNHLRIVSRMEWLAQPATGPLDKLRLPAPWVIISHTATNFCYNQSSCVYNVRLVQEYHIGSRGWYDIGYNFLVGGDGSAYYGRGWDHVGAHTLGYNKYSIGIAFIGTFSQEAPPQKQLDACKKLIDLGVASGKIAKDYKLFAHSQLTAWESPGKKLVEILHEWPHFVKDTSQLETLLPNY comes from the exons ATGGCTATTACTAATGATACAGTAAACTTTTGTGATGAAAATAAAAACCTCGATGTAAGTGTTGTGGGAGAGATCAATGGCCTGGAGATAGTAGAAGATACTTCGGATACTGAAGACAGTCCAAAACAGTCGTCGTCAAATGCGGTCGCTGCCGTCGCGAGGCCCAACGTGCCGCCTGTGTTTGGCTCTGTTACCGTCAGCAACTCCGAGAACGTTCAGTTTGGGAATAACACGTATTTCCAAGGTCCCGTTGTCATAAAGCaaattattcataataaatctGGCATTGAAAACGTCTCGTATGATAAAACCGATGATGAGAATGTTTCATCACCCCATAAAAAGAAGAAAGATCCTGATGTTGATAATG ATATTGCAGATTCTGATAAATTTGTTCTCAAGACATGGCACAAACTTACAATAGCTGTTACTGCCTTAGTGGTACTTATTAGTTGTGCCCTTGTGTTTGGCATTCCTAAAGGGTCAGATGGACCTTTTGATGACAACTCAA GCGCTAAAGATGACTTACTGATAGCGCCCAATCACCTGAGGATCGTGTCTCGGATGGAGTGGCTGGCGCAGCCGGCGACCGGGCCCCTCGACAAGCTGCGGCTGCCGGCCCCGTGGGTCATCATTAGCCACACGGCTACCAACTTTTGCTACAACCAG AGCAGCTGCGTGTACAACGTGCGGCTGGTGCAGGAGTACCACATCGGGTCGCGCGGGTGGTACGACATCGGCTACAACTTCCTCGTAGGCGGCGACGGCTCCGCGTACTACGGCCGCGGCTGGGACCACGTGGGCGCGCACACGCTCGGCTACAACAAGTACAGTATCGGCATCGCCTTCATAGGCACCTTCTCCCAGGAGGCCCCGCCGCAGAAACAACTGGACGCCTGCAAGAAACTCATCGATCTCGGCGTCGCTTCTGGTAAAATTGCCAAAGACTACAAACTGTTCGCCCACAGCCAACTCACTGCGTGGGAGAGCCCGGGGAAGAAGCTCGTAGAAATACTGCACGAGTGGCCACATTTCGTTAAGGACACGAGCCAATTGGAGACTCTCTTGCCTAATTATTGA
- the LOC125240987 gene encoding uncharacterized protein LOC125240987, which produces MQDNQVPRAPLRNITNQYRAATNVSSQPSTSGIDKRTTSLQFASNIREPVQEDQVPRGPLRNITNQYRAATNVSSQPSTSGIDKRTTSLQFASNIREPVQEDQVPRGPLRNITNQYRAATNVSSQPSTSGRAPRHTPRFCTEASKGCFF; this is translated from the exons ATGCAAGATAATCAAGTACCCAGAGCCCCTTTGAGGAACATCACCAATCAGTACAGAGCGGCTACTAATGTCAGTTCTCAGCCGTCAACTTCAG gAATTGACAAGCGAACCACATCGCTGCAATTTGCAAGCAATATTCGAGAACCGGTGCAAGAAGATCAAGTACCCAGAGGCCCTTTGAGGAACATCACCAATCAGTACAGAGCGGCTACTAATGTCAGTTCTCAGCCGTCAACTTCAG GAATTGACAAGCGAACCACATCGCTGCAATTTGCAAGCAATATTCGAGAACCGGTGCAAGAAGATCAAGTACCCAGAGGCCCTTTGAGGAACATCACCAATCAGTACAGAGCGGCTACTAATGTCAGTTCTCAGCCGTCAACTTCAG GACGCGCGCCACGACACACACCCCGATTTTGCACAGAAGCTAGTAAAGGGTGTTTTTTTTAG